A region of Toxorhynchites rutilus septentrionalis strain SRP chromosome 1, ASM2978413v1, whole genome shotgun sequence DNA encodes the following proteins:
- the LOC129768509 gene encoding adenylate cyclase type 9 isoform X1, whose product MSETTSNHQRSTSFTTMPPVLTESQKGSIEDIQISLAPYIQSYLTQTERRHSCCSVMLPVAFERAAPRSWFDPRFDSPVLEGQYQASVFPQIRLKFRFALFYILLCSLVWFLYFLFDGGPTHYTLLTVSIGLIIVFGLVGMWLTHTDAYRAYTNMISSSCAVLLCMFSLFLLLFTDQALSPLGHFSICIEIVMLIYTIIPLPLWLCCSITMAYSMCFEVFSFFHQAHHYAQQQQQPTAHEGFDGFDRTSNSSVCKIMIIRVLLQLCVHLLGVHILIMTVVRMRGTFMKVGQNLLVRRQLEMEKQLKEKMIHSMMPPKVADLLLKESGSVVKGMSFDRCPTRRPTPSDLKSLFRPFHMNSMENVSILFADIVGFTKMSSTKTAEQLVEILNDLFERFDDLCLMNGCEKISTLGDCYYCVSGCPEPRPDHAICCVEMGLGMIESIRVFDAQRQEGVKMRVGVHTGTVLCGIVGTKRVKFDVWSNDVTLANKMESRGRPDQVHVSEETCSFLGDSYIIEEGGVVDGHRTYFVLGKKLDQTGSLTEGFSVCDLPGEDGHLLASTPMNGDRDSRDHPTLGMNCLSQSATNLSTEHPAVPPASPAGPVSSSLNPSPVSSPRPRLASLSKMGKFLKGQGTKGHNQRGGTVDVERPRIVVSTKSIPNGIDSDEGDEDASVAIANEKGSKFKSWKVSKLLKRMDLATVNGGGVATAELVESKDCDNSRKCEEVPCVVEQSSGGGYQQLPIVIVTPRPSCHTLDVSGCSVQGGGRLLRDREGSKSVSAGGGTDNNSNLSQNSVFDDIIDVRSYISQSRSDISPFARTGSYRSQCEKACLVTEAPSGRPRSSTIATNSIDLNSRNSSICPSARLLCDGASLCPSATSRKDSGIRSNSRRSSIQHQIMLMNQSAALSVHRVSGYFTSSQSSLSVVAAAAAAAAVNNEPVIALKSNGDVGDLHCVIKEHHPDPLAACLQQLRKQSDLQLIRCVRDNARSQRSYLVKPPLLPISLFFKSRQMEQEFRSKAHRFGSESELEGGPPTLATPKYNTYIDIFISFLIYLATSTSLFLLSPSVYLESYKVWVCIFMVFSTVQLFTLFVCTKHVCRRTQKFSHRSRSVTSQQLRHGSFLRLNWYPWHICGAVLMSLPVVSILTNFAMMDLSKFQVFEFHYGFLMFICVIHFCNFTQLNCWMRNCLALVTSAAFIGIAVGHMVELRGEEFGARETTNGTIVAVDLHRAQFDWFNDYRVEIYVDLFLLLVLVWFLNREFEISYRLSFYGSAVANQDKIRVQNMKNQADMLLHNIIPKHVAEQLKNTAKYSENHRNIGIIFASIVNFNEMYDESYLGGKEYLRVLNELIGDFDELLARPEFRCVEKIKTIGSTFMAASGLDPSCRGEDNEHLFTLLDFAIAMQQVVDSFNRDLLEFDLIMRVGFNFGDVTAGVIGTSKLYYDIWGDAVNVASRMDSTGVPGRIQLGSACVPAMSERYDFEPRGKVYVKGKDHMEVYLLVSKKPDLLGPPELDIDPMYDERAGVGR is encoded by the exons ACTACATCCAACCACCAGCGGTCAACATCGTTCACGACGATGCCCCCGGTTCTGACTGAGAGCCAGAAGGGATCGATAGAGGACATCCAGATTTCGCTGGCCCCCTACATACAGAGTTATCTGACCCAAACGGAGCGAAGGCATTCCTGTTGCAGCGTGATGCTGCCGGTGGCATTTGAGCGGGCCGCACCGCGTTCGTGGTTCGATCCACGGTTCGATTCACCCGTGCTGGAGGGACAGTACCAGGCGAGCGTCTTTCCACAGATAAGGCTGAAATTCAG attCGCACTATTCTATATTCTGCTCTGCTCGCTGGTATGGTTTCTGTACTTTCTTTTCGACGGAGGGCCAACTCACTACACCCTGCTGACCGTATCGATAGGTCTCATTATCGTGTTTGGCCTTGTGGGAATGTGGCTCACCCACACCGACGCGTATCGGGCCTACACGAACATGATATCATCCTCGTGTGCGGTTCTGCTGTGTATGTTCTCACTGTTCCTGTTGCTTTTCACCGATCAGGCACTCAGTCCGCTGGGGCACTTCTCGATCTGTATCGAGATTGTGATGCTGATCTACACCATAATTCCGTTGCCGCTGTGGCTGTGCTGCAGCATAACGATGGCCTATTCGATGTGCTTCGAAGTGTTCTCCTTCTTCCATCAGGCCCATCACTatgcccaacaacaacaacaacccaCGGCTCACGAAGGTTTCGATGGGTTCGATCGGACGAGTAATAGTTCGGTGTGTAAAATTATGATCATTCGAGTGTTGCTTCAGTTGTGTGTCCACCTGTTGGGGGTGCATATTCTGATAATGACCGTCGTTCGAATGCGGGGCACCTTTATGAAAGTGGGCCAGAATTTGCTGGTCCGAAGGCAGCTGGAAATGGAGAAGCAGCTGAAGGAGAAAATGATACACTCGATGATGCCTCCGAAGGTGGCGGATTTGCTGCTGAAGGAAAGTGGCAGCGTCGTCAAGGGAATGAGCTTCGATCGGTGTCCCACGCGGAGGCCGACACCTTCCGATCTGAAGAGTTTGTTTCGACCGTTCCACATGAACAGTATGGAGAACGTGAGCATTCTCTTCGCGGATATCGTCGGCTTCACGAAGATGTCCTCGACGAAAACGGCCGAGCAGCTGGTGGAGATTTTGAACGATCTGTTCGAACGATTCGACGATCTTTGCCTGATGAATGGATGCGAGAAGATTTCTACGCTGGGGGATTGTTACTATTGTGTGTCCGGATGTCCGGAACCCCGGCCGGATCATGCCATCTGCTGTGTGGAGATGGGTTTGGGGATGATCGAATCGATACGGGTGTTTGACGCCCAGCGACAGGAAGGAGTCAAAATGCGGGTCGGAGTACACACGGGTACGGTCCTGTGCGGGATTGTAGGGACCAAGCGGGTGAAGTTCGACGTTTGGAGCAACGATGTGACGCTAGCGAACAA AATGGAGTCCCGCGGTCGACCGGATCAGGTTCACGTATCGGAAGAAACGTGCAGCTTTCTTGGTGATTCGTACATCATCGAGGAGGGTGGAGTGGTAGACG GTCATCGTACGTATTTCGTGCTGGGCAAAAAGCTGGATCAGACCGGTTCGCTGACCGAAGGCTTCTCGGTTTGCGATCTACCGGGGGAGGATGGTCACCTGCTGGCTTCGACACCAATGAATGGAGATCGCGACTCACGCGATCACCCCACCCTCGGGATGAATTGTCTTTCACAAAGTGCGACTAACCTCTCCACAGAGCATCCGGCGGTTCCGCCAGCATCCCCCGCTGGTCCCGTCTCATCATCGTTGAATCCTTCGCCCGTTTCGAGTCCACGGCCTCGGCTGGCTTCGCTTTCGAAGATGGGTAAATTCCTCAAAGGTCAAGGTACCAAGGGTCACAACCAGAGGGGGGGCACTGTGGACGTGGAGCGGCCTAGAATCGTGGTTAGCACCAAGTCTATTCCGAATGGGATCGATTCGGACGAGGGCGATGAGGACGCCTCAGTGGCGATAGCCAACGAGAAGGGGTCTAAGTTTAAGAGTTGGAAAGTAAGTAAGCTGTTGAAGAGGATGGATCTGGCAACGGTGAATGGTGGGGGCGTTGCCACCGCAGAGTTGGTGGAGAGCAAAGACTGTGATAATAGTAGAAAATGTGAAGAAGTGCCATGTGTTGTAGAGCAGAGTAGCGGCGGCGGCTACCAGCAGTTACCAATCGTGATCGTCACCCCGAGACCGAGCTGCCACACGTTGGACGTGTCGGGTTGCTCGGTCCAGGGGGGTGGACGACTACTGCGCGATCGGGAGGGCTCGAAATCGGTCAGTGCCGGCGGTGGAACTGACAACAACTCGAATCTTAGTCAAAATTCCGTGTTCGACGACATAATCGACGTGCGGTCGTACATTTCCCAAAGCCGGAGTGATATTTCACCGTTCGCGAGAACCGGCAGTTATCGGTCCCAGTGCGAGAAGGCTTGTCTCGTGACGGAAGCTCCCAGTGGGAGACCCCGAAGTTCAACGATAGCGACCAACAGTATAGACCTGAACAGTAGGAACAGTTCGATCTGTCCCAGTGCGAGATTACTGTGCGACGGAGCCAGTCTGTGTCCATCGGCGACGTCACGGAAGGATTCCGGTATCCGTTCGAATAGCAGGCGCTCGAGTATACAGCACCAAATCATGCTGATGAACCAAAGTGCCGCCCTTTCGGTCCATCGTGTGTCCGGTTATTTTACCAGTTCCCAATCTAGTCTATCGGTGGTTGCGGCAGCGGCTGCGGCGGCTGCCGTCAACAACGAACCGGTCATTGCGCTCAAATCGAACGGTGACGTGGGTGATCTGCATTGTGTGATCAAGGAGCACCATCCAGATCCGCTAGCCGCCTGTCTCCAACAACTACGCAAACAATCCGATCTGCAGCTGATCCGCTGCGTTCGGGATAACGCTCGTAGCCAACGGAGTTACCTCGTAAAACCTCCTCTGCTGCCGATCTCACTCTTCTTCAAATCTCGCCAGATGGAGCAGGAATTCCGTTCGAAGGCCCACCGCTTCGGGAGCGAATCGGAACTCGAAGGTGGTCCGCCAACATTGGCCACTCCCAAGTACAACACCTACATCGATATCTTTATCTCATTCCTAATCTATCTGGCGACCTCGACGTCGCTCTTTCTGCTCTCACCCTCGGTCTATCTGGAATCCTACAAAGTGTGGGTCTGCATTTTTATGGTGTTCAGCACGGTGCAGTTGTTCACTCTGTTCGTGTGCACCAAACATGTTTGCCGAAGGACCCAAAAATTCTCCCATCGATCGCGATCGGTCACCTCGCAGCAGCTGCGACACGGTTCGTTCCTCCGGCTGAATTGGTACCCTTGGCACATCTGCGGAGCGGTACTGATGTCCCTGCCGGTCGTGTCCATCTTGACCAACTTTGCCATGATGGATCTGAGCAAGTTCCAGGTGTTTGAGTTCCACTACGGGTTTCTGATGTTCATTTGTGTGATCCATTTCTGTAACTTCACCCAACTCAACTGTTGGATGCGTAATTGCTTGGCCCTGGTGACATCGGCGGCCTTCATTGGGATCGCCGTCGGGCATATGGTGGAACTGAGAGGTGAAGAGTTCGGGGCGCGTGAGACAACGAATGGAACGATCGTGGCGGTTGATCTGCACCGGGCCCAGTTCGATTGGTTCAACGATTATCGGGTCGAGATCTACGTGGATCTTTTCCTGCTGCTGGTGCTGGTGTGGTTCCTGAATCGGGAGTTTGAGATTAGCTATCGGTTGAGCTTCTACGGGAGTGCGGTGGCCAACCAGGACAAAATACGGGTACAGAACATGAAGAACCAGGCGGACATGCTGCTGCACAATATCATTCCAAAGCATGTGGCTGAGCAGCTGAAGAACACGGCCAAGTACTCAGAGAATCATCGAAACATCGGGATCATATTCGCAAGCATCGTCAACTTCAACGAGATGTACGATGAGTCGTACCTGGGCGGGAAGGAATATCTACGGGTACTTAACGAGCTGATCGGAGACTTCGACGAATTGCTGGCGCGGCCGGAGTTTCGCTGTGTGGAGAAAATCAAGACAATCGGTAGCACTTTTATGGCGGCCTCCGGTTTGGATCCAAGCTGCCGGGGGGAGGACAACGAGCATCTGTTCACGCTGCTGGATTTCGCGATCGCGATGCAACAGGTGGTCGACTCCTTCAACCGGGATCTGCTCGAGTTTGATCTGATCATGAGGGTGGGGTTCAACTTTGGGGACGTGACGGCTGGGGTGATCGGCACGAGCAAGCTGTACTACGACATTTGGGGTGATGCGGTCAATGTGGCCTCGCGGATGGACTCGACGGGCGTCCCGGGACGGATACAGCTGGGCAGTGCGTGTGTGCCCGCCATGTCGGAACGGTACGATTTCGAGCCCCGCGGGAAGGTCTATGTGAAGGGGAAGGACCACATGGAGGTGTACCTGCTGGTGAGCAAGAAGCCAGATCTGCTGGGACCACCAGAGTTAGATATAGATCCAATGTACGACGAACGGGCCGGCGTTGGTCGGTAG
- the LOC129768509 gene encoding adenylate cyclase type 9 isoform X2, with translation MPPVLTESQKGSIEDIQISLAPYIQSYLTQTERRHSCCSVMLPVAFERAAPRSWFDPRFDSPVLEGQYQASVFPQIRLKFRFALFYILLCSLVWFLYFLFDGGPTHYTLLTVSIGLIIVFGLVGMWLTHTDAYRAYTNMISSSCAVLLCMFSLFLLLFTDQALSPLGHFSICIEIVMLIYTIIPLPLWLCCSITMAYSMCFEVFSFFHQAHHYAQQQQQPTAHEGFDGFDRTSNSSVCKIMIIRVLLQLCVHLLGVHILIMTVVRMRGTFMKVGQNLLVRRQLEMEKQLKEKMIHSMMPPKVADLLLKESGSVVKGMSFDRCPTRRPTPSDLKSLFRPFHMNSMENVSILFADIVGFTKMSSTKTAEQLVEILNDLFERFDDLCLMNGCEKISTLGDCYYCVSGCPEPRPDHAICCVEMGLGMIESIRVFDAQRQEGVKMRVGVHTGTVLCGIVGTKRVKFDVWSNDVTLANKMESRGRPDQVHVSEETCSFLGDSYIIEEGGVVDGHRTYFVLGKKLDQTGSLTEGFSVCDLPGEDGHLLASTPMNGDRDSRDHPTLGMNCLSQSATNLSTEHPAVPPASPAGPVSSSLNPSPVSSPRPRLASLSKMGKFLKGQGTKGHNQRGGTVDVERPRIVVSTKSIPNGIDSDEGDEDASVAIANEKGSKFKSWKVSKLLKRMDLATVNGGGVATAELVESKDCDNSRKCEEVPCVVEQSSGGGYQQLPIVIVTPRPSCHTLDVSGCSVQGGGRLLRDREGSKSVSAGGGTDNNSNLSQNSVFDDIIDVRSYISQSRSDISPFARTGSYRSQCEKACLVTEAPSGRPRSSTIATNSIDLNSRNSSICPSARLLCDGASLCPSATSRKDSGIRSNSRRSSIQHQIMLMNQSAALSVHRVSGYFTSSQSSLSVVAAAAAAAAVNNEPVIALKSNGDVGDLHCVIKEHHPDPLAACLQQLRKQSDLQLIRCVRDNARSQRSYLVKPPLLPISLFFKSRQMEQEFRSKAHRFGSESELEGGPPTLATPKYNTYIDIFISFLIYLATSTSLFLLSPSVYLESYKVWVCIFMVFSTVQLFTLFVCTKHVCRRTQKFSHRSRSVTSQQLRHGSFLRLNWYPWHICGAVLMSLPVVSILTNFAMMDLSKFQVFEFHYGFLMFICVIHFCNFTQLNCWMRNCLALVTSAAFIGIAVGHMVELRGEEFGARETTNGTIVAVDLHRAQFDWFNDYRVEIYVDLFLLLVLVWFLNREFEISYRLSFYGSAVANQDKIRVQNMKNQADMLLHNIIPKHVAEQLKNTAKYSENHRNIGIIFASIVNFNEMYDESYLGGKEYLRVLNELIGDFDELLARPEFRCVEKIKTIGSTFMAASGLDPSCRGEDNEHLFTLLDFAIAMQQVVDSFNRDLLEFDLIMRVGFNFGDVTAGVIGTSKLYYDIWGDAVNVASRMDSTGVPGRIQLGSACVPAMSERYDFEPRGKVYVKGKDHMEVYLLVSKKPDLLGPPELDIDPMYDERAGVGR, from the exons ATGCCCCCGGTTCTGACTGAGAGCCAGAAGGGATCGATAGAGGACATCCAGATTTCGCTGGCCCCCTACATACAGAGTTATCTGACCCAAACGGAGCGAAGGCATTCCTGTTGCAGCGTGATGCTGCCGGTGGCATTTGAGCGGGCCGCACCGCGTTCGTGGTTCGATCCACGGTTCGATTCACCCGTGCTGGAGGGACAGTACCAGGCGAGCGTCTTTCCACAGATAAGGCTGAAATTCAG attCGCACTATTCTATATTCTGCTCTGCTCGCTGGTATGGTTTCTGTACTTTCTTTTCGACGGAGGGCCAACTCACTACACCCTGCTGACCGTATCGATAGGTCTCATTATCGTGTTTGGCCTTGTGGGAATGTGGCTCACCCACACCGACGCGTATCGGGCCTACACGAACATGATATCATCCTCGTGTGCGGTTCTGCTGTGTATGTTCTCACTGTTCCTGTTGCTTTTCACCGATCAGGCACTCAGTCCGCTGGGGCACTTCTCGATCTGTATCGAGATTGTGATGCTGATCTACACCATAATTCCGTTGCCGCTGTGGCTGTGCTGCAGCATAACGATGGCCTATTCGATGTGCTTCGAAGTGTTCTCCTTCTTCCATCAGGCCCATCACTatgcccaacaacaacaacaacccaCGGCTCACGAAGGTTTCGATGGGTTCGATCGGACGAGTAATAGTTCGGTGTGTAAAATTATGATCATTCGAGTGTTGCTTCAGTTGTGTGTCCACCTGTTGGGGGTGCATATTCTGATAATGACCGTCGTTCGAATGCGGGGCACCTTTATGAAAGTGGGCCAGAATTTGCTGGTCCGAAGGCAGCTGGAAATGGAGAAGCAGCTGAAGGAGAAAATGATACACTCGATGATGCCTCCGAAGGTGGCGGATTTGCTGCTGAAGGAAAGTGGCAGCGTCGTCAAGGGAATGAGCTTCGATCGGTGTCCCACGCGGAGGCCGACACCTTCCGATCTGAAGAGTTTGTTTCGACCGTTCCACATGAACAGTATGGAGAACGTGAGCATTCTCTTCGCGGATATCGTCGGCTTCACGAAGATGTCCTCGACGAAAACGGCCGAGCAGCTGGTGGAGATTTTGAACGATCTGTTCGAACGATTCGACGATCTTTGCCTGATGAATGGATGCGAGAAGATTTCTACGCTGGGGGATTGTTACTATTGTGTGTCCGGATGTCCGGAACCCCGGCCGGATCATGCCATCTGCTGTGTGGAGATGGGTTTGGGGATGATCGAATCGATACGGGTGTTTGACGCCCAGCGACAGGAAGGAGTCAAAATGCGGGTCGGAGTACACACGGGTACGGTCCTGTGCGGGATTGTAGGGACCAAGCGGGTGAAGTTCGACGTTTGGAGCAACGATGTGACGCTAGCGAACAA AATGGAGTCCCGCGGTCGACCGGATCAGGTTCACGTATCGGAAGAAACGTGCAGCTTTCTTGGTGATTCGTACATCATCGAGGAGGGTGGAGTGGTAGACG GTCATCGTACGTATTTCGTGCTGGGCAAAAAGCTGGATCAGACCGGTTCGCTGACCGAAGGCTTCTCGGTTTGCGATCTACCGGGGGAGGATGGTCACCTGCTGGCTTCGACACCAATGAATGGAGATCGCGACTCACGCGATCACCCCACCCTCGGGATGAATTGTCTTTCACAAAGTGCGACTAACCTCTCCACAGAGCATCCGGCGGTTCCGCCAGCATCCCCCGCTGGTCCCGTCTCATCATCGTTGAATCCTTCGCCCGTTTCGAGTCCACGGCCTCGGCTGGCTTCGCTTTCGAAGATGGGTAAATTCCTCAAAGGTCAAGGTACCAAGGGTCACAACCAGAGGGGGGGCACTGTGGACGTGGAGCGGCCTAGAATCGTGGTTAGCACCAAGTCTATTCCGAATGGGATCGATTCGGACGAGGGCGATGAGGACGCCTCAGTGGCGATAGCCAACGAGAAGGGGTCTAAGTTTAAGAGTTGGAAAGTAAGTAAGCTGTTGAAGAGGATGGATCTGGCAACGGTGAATGGTGGGGGCGTTGCCACCGCAGAGTTGGTGGAGAGCAAAGACTGTGATAATAGTAGAAAATGTGAAGAAGTGCCATGTGTTGTAGAGCAGAGTAGCGGCGGCGGCTACCAGCAGTTACCAATCGTGATCGTCACCCCGAGACCGAGCTGCCACACGTTGGACGTGTCGGGTTGCTCGGTCCAGGGGGGTGGACGACTACTGCGCGATCGGGAGGGCTCGAAATCGGTCAGTGCCGGCGGTGGAACTGACAACAACTCGAATCTTAGTCAAAATTCCGTGTTCGACGACATAATCGACGTGCGGTCGTACATTTCCCAAAGCCGGAGTGATATTTCACCGTTCGCGAGAACCGGCAGTTATCGGTCCCAGTGCGAGAAGGCTTGTCTCGTGACGGAAGCTCCCAGTGGGAGACCCCGAAGTTCAACGATAGCGACCAACAGTATAGACCTGAACAGTAGGAACAGTTCGATCTGTCCCAGTGCGAGATTACTGTGCGACGGAGCCAGTCTGTGTCCATCGGCGACGTCACGGAAGGATTCCGGTATCCGTTCGAATAGCAGGCGCTCGAGTATACAGCACCAAATCATGCTGATGAACCAAAGTGCCGCCCTTTCGGTCCATCGTGTGTCCGGTTATTTTACCAGTTCCCAATCTAGTCTATCGGTGGTTGCGGCAGCGGCTGCGGCGGCTGCCGTCAACAACGAACCGGTCATTGCGCTCAAATCGAACGGTGACGTGGGTGATCTGCATTGTGTGATCAAGGAGCACCATCCAGATCCGCTAGCCGCCTGTCTCCAACAACTACGCAAACAATCCGATCTGCAGCTGATCCGCTGCGTTCGGGATAACGCTCGTAGCCAACGGAGTTACCTCGTAAAACCTCCTCTGCTGCCGATCTCACTCTTCTTCAAATCTCGCCAGATGGAGCAGGAATTCCGTTCGAAGGCCCACCGCTTCGGGAGCGAATCGGAACTCGAAGGTGGTCCGCCAACATTGGCCACTCCCAAGTACAACACCTACATCGATATCTTTATCTCATTCCTAATCTATCTGGCGACCTCGACGTCGCTCTTTCTGCTCTCACCCTCGGTCTATCTGGAATCCTACAAAGTGTGGGTCTGCATTTTTATGGTGTTCAGCACGGTGCAGTTGTTCACTCTGTTCGTGTGCACCAAACATGTTTGCCGAAGGACCCAAAAATTCTCCCATCGATCGCGATCGGTCACCTCGCAGCAGCTGCGACACGGTTCGTTCCTCCGGCTGAATTGGTACCCTTGGCACATCTGCGGAGCGGTACTGATGTCCCTGCCGGTCGTGTCCATCTTGACCAACTTTGCCATGATGGATCTGAGCAAGTTCCAGGTGTTTGAGTTCCACTACGGGTTTCTGATGTTCATTTGTGTGATCCATTTCTGTAACTTCACCCAACTCAACTGTTGGATGCGTAATTGCTTGGCCCTGGTGACATCGGCGGCCTTCATTGGGATCGCCGTCGGGCATATGGTGGAACTGAGAGGTGAAGAGTTCGGGGCGCGTGAGACAACGAATGGAACGATCGTGGCGGTTGATCTGCACCGGGCCCAGTTCGATTGGTTCAACGATTATCGGGTCGAGATCTACGTGGATCTTTTCCTGCTGCTGGTGCTGGTGTGGTTCCTGAATCGGGAGTTTGAGATTAGCTATCGGTTGAGCTTCTACGGGAGTGCGGTGGCCAACCAGGACAAAATACGGGTACAGAACATGAAGAACCAGGCGGACATGCTGCTGCACAATATCATTCCAAAGCATGTGGCTGAGCAGCTGAAGAACACGGCCAAGTACTCAGAGAATCATCGAAACATCGGGATCATATTCGCAAGCATCGTCAACTTCAACGAGATGTACGATGAGTCGTACCTGGGCGGGAAGGAATATCTACGGGTACTTAACGAGCTGATCGGAGACTTCGACGAATTGCTGGCGCGGCCGGAGTTTCGCTGTGTGGAGAAAATCAAGACAATCGGTAGCACTTTTATGGCGGCCTCCGGTTTGGATCCAAGCTGCCGGGGGGAGGACAACGAGCATCTGTTCACGCTGCTGGATTTCGCGATCGCGATGCAACAGGTGGTCGACTCCTTCAACCGGGATCTGCTCGAGTTTGATCTGATCATGAGGGTGGGGTTCAACTTTGGGGACGTGACGGCTGGGGTGATCGGCACGAGCAAGCTGTACTACGACATTTGGGGTGATGCGGTCAATGTGGCCTCGCGGATGGACTCGACGGGCGTCCCGGGACGGATACAGCTGGGCAGTGCGTGTGTGCCCGCCATGTCGGAACGGTACGATTTCGAGCCCCGCGGGAAGGTCTATGTGAAGGGGAAGGACCACATGGAGGTGTACCTGCTGGTGAGCAAGAAGCCAGATCTGCTGGGACCACCAGAGTTAGATATAGATCCAATGTACGACGAACGGGCCGGCGTTGGTCGGTAG